From Synchiropus splendidus isolate RoL2022-P1 chromosome 10, RoL_Sspl_1.0, whole genome shotgun sequence, the proteins below share one genomic window:
- the jam2b gene encoding junctional adhesion molecule 2b produces MEPTMLMLPLLLISLHSPLCESVTVSTRKPVVEVHEHTDAVLSCEFRTELEQNPRIEWKKKGKDVTFVYFAEHFTGPYERRAKIDGGTLTLHAVTQKDSGEYRCEVTAIRDRNNLGEATVTLKVLVPPHVPSCEVPSSVFVGSGLELMCKDKQSVPPATYRWYKDNKALMATSDTPFSIDSNKGTLKFKSVSKVDAGMYRCESSNSVGAPKSCVAKQLKVIDYPLNLTILIAGASGFVVFILFCCVCVCCCRRRGCCKKEKKSKSAMYNPPPPPPIRNLKNYKQTQSFMI; encoded by the exons ATGGAGCCCACGATGCTCatgctccctcttctcctcatctCGCTGCACA GTCctttgtgtgagtcagtgacaGTCAGCACTAGAAAACCTGTGGTCGAGGTCCATGAGCACACAG ATGCTGTTCTGTCCTGTGAGTTCAGGACTGAGTTGGAGCAGAATCCTCGAATCGAGTGGAAGAAGAAAGGAAAGGATGTGACCTTTGTCTACTTCGCCGAGCATTTCACTG GACCGTATGAGCGGCGGGCCAAGATCGACGGAGGGACGCTCACTCTTCACGCCGTGACTCAGAAGGACTCCGGGGAGTATCGCTGCGAGGTGACCGCCATCCGGGATAGAAACAATCTCGGTGAAGCTACAGTGACCCTCAAAGTCCTCG TGCCGCCTCATGTGCCGTCCTGTGAAGTCCCGAGTTCTGTGTTTGTGGGCTCGGGTCTGGAACTCATGTGCAAGGACAAGCAGAGCGTCCCTCCTGCCACGTACCGCTGGTACAAAGACAACAAAGCCCTCATGGCCACATCCGACACTCCGTTCAGCATCGACTCTAACAAGGGCACCCTG AAGTTTAAAAGCGTGTCGAAAGTGGACGCGGGGATGTACCGCTGCGAGTCGTCCAACAGTGTGGGGGCGCCCAAGAGCTGTGTGGCGAAGCAGTTGAAGGTCATCGACT ATCCTCTGAACCTGACCATCCTGATCGCAGGAGCATCGGGCTTTGTCGTGTTCATCCTCTTCTGCTGCGTCTGCGTGTGCTGCTGCCGACGCCGAGGCTGCTGCAAAA aagagaagaaaagcaaAAG CGCCATGTACAACCCACCTCCGCCTCCACCCATCCGCAAC CTCAAGAACTACAAACAAACTCAGTCGTTCATGATCTGA